A stretch of DNA from Betaproteobacteria bacterium:
GGCAGCAGCATCCGATTGGCATTTATCTCAAGATCTGGGGCCTGCTGTTCGTTCTCAGCACCGCGTCGTATCTGGTCGACTACTTCCACGTTCAGGGCTACCTCAGGTGGTTTCTGATCATCGTGTTCATGTTGCTGAAAGCAGGGCTGATCGTTGCGTTCTTCATGCATATGATCTGGGAGCGCTTGGCCTTGATGTATGCCATCTTGGTCCCGCCGCTGTTGTTGATGGTACTTTTGGGCATCGGGGCGTTTGAAGCAGACTATACGTTCTTTACACGAGGTACGTTCTTCGGACACACGCCCTGAGCCAGGCTCGGTGATCGCCAGGTTGCCCGCGTGTCAGTGAGTCCGCCAGCGGAGTGCACAGCGCCGACCGGCGAACACGACTGGGAGATCCTGCTCTGAGACCCTTCGCCGCATTGGTGCTGTGTTTGGTAGTCCTCACGAGTTGTGACATTCGCCCAAAGGCGAGTTTCAATGCCACCGATATCACCGGAGCGGAGTTTGGCCGCGAGTTTGCCTTGGTCGACCACAATGGCACGGCACGCCGTTTGGCCGACTTCAAGGGCAAGGTGGTTGTCATGTTCTTTGGTTTTACCCATTGCCCGGATGTGTGTCCAACGACTTTGGCACAGATGGCCAAGGTGATGACGCAACTAGGCGAGAATTCCGCGAGCCGGGTTCAGGTATTGTTTGTTACCGTGGATCCCGAAAGGGACACTCAGGACGTGTTGAAGAACTACATCACCGCCTTTAACCCCAATTTTCTCGGCCTCAGGGGCGATCAGGATGCCCTTTCGCGCACGGCGAAGGAGTTCAAACTGGTGATCATGAAGAACGCCGAGACCTCTCCGGGCAACTACAGCGTCGATCACTCAACCCAGACCTTCGTCTACGATAGGCAGAATCGGTTGCGCCTGTTCGTGACCCACGGGCAGATCGAGGAAGCGCTGGCGCACGATATTGACCTGCTACTAAAGCAAGACTGAAACGCCGCAATCGCCGCGACGTAGTGTTAGCGCGGTTGACGGACGCTCTACCAGGCTGCGGGGATCAGCGCTCGCATCTTCTTCATAGCCTGCTGCTCGATTTGGCGAATGCGTTCCGCCGACACGCCGAATTCACCGGCCAAGTCATGCAGTGTCGCGGCCTCGTCCTCTGTTAACCAACGCGCCTCGATAATGCGGCGGCTTCGGCGGTCCAAACTACCGAGGGCGCGCTCGAGACCTTTGGCTTTAAGTCTCTCCGCTTGGTCATACTCGAGTATGCGGCCAGGTTCATCGTCCTGGTTCGACAGATAGGCGATGGGGCTGTAGGCATCGTCTTCGTCATTCGCAGGCTCTAGCGGGACATCTTGGCCGCCCAGCCTAGTTTCCATCTCCACGACGTCAGAGCTTCGCACGTTGAGTTGCTTGGCCATGTCGTCGGCTTCGACCCGGCTTAGGGTGCCCGAACTCTTTTTCATGCTGCGCAGGTTGAAGAACAGTTTGCGCTGCGCTTTCGTGGTGGCAATCTTGACGATGCGCCAGTTGCGCAGAATGTGCTCGTGGATCTCGGCGCGAATCCAGTGTACGGCGAACGAAACGAGGCGCACGCCCCGGTCGGGATCGAAGCGCTTCACGGCCTTCATCAAGCCGACGCTCCCTTCCTGGATCAAGTCGGAGTGGGGCAGCCCATAGCCCAGATATCCCCTCGCGATGGACACTACCAAGCGCAGGTGAGATAAAACCAACTGGCGCGCGGCTTCCAGATCGCCTTCTGCCTTGAATTGGCGAGCAAGCCGGGACTCTTCTTCCTCACTCAAGAGCGGGAATCGGTTGACGGCCTGGATGTATGCGTCCAGGCTTCCAAGACTGGCGGGTATCGGAAACGCTGCGGATAACGCATTGTTCATAGGGTAATTTCCTCCTTGGGGCAATATTAGCACTCGCGCCGTTAGAGTGCCAATACCAAAGAAGTTTCCCGCCTATTTAATATTCCAGGCGCCAAAGATGGCGGCTAACGGAGAGCCAAGCGCCCAGCAAGCCAAGTAGGCTCGCGGCCACCAGCAAGCTCCCGGCGTCCCAAACGCTTAGACCCTTGAGCTGAAACTGCCCGCTGTAAAACACCGCCAGATCGCTGAGATGGTAGTTAAGCCACGCCGCGATGAGTAATACCAATAAGCAGGCGACGACCGCCCCCGCAAGTCCTTGCACTGCTCCCGCATAGAGGAAGGGCCGGAGAATGTATCCGTGGGTAGCGCCGATGAGCCGGGTGACCTCGATTTCCTCTTGCCGGGTTAGAATTTGCAGGCGAATCGTATTGAAGGTGACGGCGATCACCGCTCCGCTCAATAGCAGCGCCAGCACGGCCACCAGCGCCTTGCCCACGCGCAACACAGCATAGAGCTTCCTCGCCCATTCGGCGTCGGCCTGAACGTGCTGGACCTTTGGCCATGCGCTCACCGCCAGCCGTATGCGTTCCAGCGTCTTTGGATTGTGGTCCTTGGCGGTGATCACGAAGGCGTCGGGCAGGGGGTTTTCGCCCAACTCTCCCAGCACATCCCCCAAATTGCTGCCCGCCTTGAGTTCCTCCAAGGCCTTATCCTTGGGAACAAAGTGAAAGGAGCCGGCATCGCCTAGCTTCTCCAACGCCTGGTTGGTCTTCGCAACATCACTCTGGGCCGCGTCCATGGCCATGAAAACGCTGAGTTGGGGTTCGCGTGACATTTGCCGCGACGTGCCTTGAAGGTTATCCAGGATCACATAGAGCACGGCGGGAAGGCTCAGAGCGATGCCGATCACCGACGCATTGAGAATCGCGACGACAGGACGAGTGCGGAAGCGGGATAGCACTTCGCGAAAAGACGTGAGTTGCTGGTTGGCCCACGGCTTCAAGCGCTCACCCGCCCTTCTTGTAGGGATAGCACGCGTCCTTGAAGCCGCGCTGTCACCTCGGGATCATGGGTGGCCACCACGCAGGTGACCCCGCTCGAGTTGAAAACGCGTAGCAATTCGGCGATTTCAATCGCGTAGGCGGGATCCAGATTTGCCGTGGGCTCGTCGGCGAGCAGCACCCTGGGGTTGTGGACGATCGCCCGCGCAATGCACAGCCGCTGCTTCTCTCCGCCAGACAACGTTACGGGGAGCGAGCTCTGTCTGGCCAATAGACCAACACGCTCGAGAGCGGCACGGGCTCTTCGAAGACTTTCGCTGCGCGCGACGCCTAGAATATCCAGAGGGAGGGTTGTATTGTCCAGCGCCGAGCGGTCATAGAGTAATTTATGGTCTTGAAACACTAGGCCGAAATGACGGCGGAAAAAAGGGACCGATCCGCGCCGCAATGCGCCGACATTCTGGCCATTCATCATGATGGTGCCCGAAGAGGGCCGCTCGATGGCTGCCATCAATTTCAGCACGGTGGTCTTGCCAGCCCCCGAATGCCCGATGAGCACCAGCATTTCTCCGCTCGCCACCGAGAAGGATGCACCGGCGAGGGCGGTGTGCCCGCCTGGATAGCGCTTGGTGACCTGCTCGAAGTTAATCACGCCATGCTCACATTCTTATTTAGTCGAACAGGGCGTCCACATAATCCTTGGCGTTGAAGGGGCGAAGATCGTCGATGTCCTCGCCCACCCCCACGAATCGAAGCGGTATGGGCTTGTGGCGCGCGATACCGGCGATGGCGCCACCCTTCGCCGTACCGTCCAGCTTCGTCAGCACCAAACCCGTAAGCCCGAGGGCATCGTCAAAGGCCTTTACTTGCGCCACCGCATTTTGCCCCGTGTTAGCGTCGAGCACGAGCAGCACTTCGTGGGGTGCATCGGGTATCACTTTGGTGACGACGCGCTTCACCTTCTTCAACTCGTCCATCAAGTGCAATTGAGTGGGCAAACGCCCCGCGGTATCCGCCAGCACGATGTCGGTCCCCTTGGCGATGGCCGACTGGAGGGTATCGAAGATCACCGCCGCCGGGTCACCGTCTTGTTGGCTTATGACGGTGATCTGGTTGCGCTCGCCCCAGGCGCGCAATTGCTCCACCGCGGCGGCGCGAAAGGTATCTCCCGCGGCCAGCATGATGGACTTGCCTTGGCCGCGAAAATACCACGCCAGCTTACCGATGGACGTGGTTTTACCGGCTCCGTTCACGCCAGCCACTAAAATGACAAAGGGCTTTTTTGGGGGAATCACAAGAGCTTGAGACAACGGAGACAGTAGTTCCAAAAGGCATTCCTTGAGAAACCTCTTCACTTCGCTGGGTTGCGTGACGCGTTCGCGCGCTACTCGTTGCTTGAGTTGCGCGAGCAGATATTCGGTCGGCGCGACACCGATATCGCAGCCGATGAGGATGGTCTCCAGCTCTTCGTAGAGCGCGTCGCCGATCTTGGCGTGGCGGCCGAGCAATTGCCCGAGCTGGCTACCCAGTTTGTCGCGCGTTTGCGAGAGACCTGCCTTGAGGCGGGTGAGCCAACCCGCGGGGTTCTCTCCCGCGGGTTGTTTGTTAGACTTCAGAAAACCAAGCATATGGACGCCACAATGTCGCGGGTGCGAATTCTATCTTACCGGTATTGGCGGTTAGCACTATTCGCCAATGCCGCGCTTTTCCTTGGCGCGGCCGGCGCAAATCCTCTGGATCGTACCCTTTCCAATGGCATGAAGGTCATCGTCAAGGAGGATCATCGCGCGCCCGTGGTGGTCTCCATGGTTTGGTACCGCGCCGGTAGCATCGACGAAGTCAATGGCAAGACCGGTGTCGCGCATGTGCTCGAGCACATGATGTTCAAGGGCACGAAGGAGGTGCCTCCCGGAGAATTCTCGCGCCAAGTGGCACGCGCGGGCGGGCGTGACAACGCTTTCACCAGCCGGGATCACACTGCTTACTTTCAGCAGTTGCAAAAGTCGCAGTTGCCACTCGCATTGAAATTGGAGGCCGACCGCATGGCTAACCTGGTGCTCTCCGACGAGGAATTCGCAAAGGAGATCCGGGTGGTGATGGAAGAGCGCAGGCTGCGCACGGACGACCAACCGCAAGCGCGCTTGTTCGAGCAAATCATGGCGGCGGTTTATGTGGCCCATCCCTACCGCACCCCCATCATCGGATGGATGAACGACCTGGAAAATATGACGGCCGAGGACGCGCGCGAGTGGTACCGGCGCTGGTATGCGCCCAACAATGCGGTTCTGGTCGTAGTGGGAGATGTCAAAACCGAGGAAGTATTCACGCTCGCGCAAGAAAAATTCGGTGGCATCGCGCGACGCCCGCTAGCCGCCCGTAAACCCCAGAAAGAGCCTGCGCAAATTGGCACCCGGCGCATTACCGTGAAAGTTCCCGCTGAGTTGCCCCGGTTGGTCATGGCCTATCAAGCGCCTTCGCTGCGCGACGTCAAACAGGACTGGGAGCCCTACGCGCTCGCCGTTCTCTCGGGCGTGTTGGACGGGCACGATGCGGCGCGCTTGGAAAAGAATCTCGTGCGGGAGACGAAAGCCGCGCTTTCAGCCGGCGCATCGTACAACGGGGTCAATCGCGGAGAAGCGCTTTTTTTCCTGGACGGGACGCCCGCGCCCGGGAAGTCTGTCCTAACCCTTGAAGCCGCGCTAAGAGAAGAAATCCGAAAAATCGCCGAGGACGGTGTCAGCGAACAAGAATTAAAACGCGTCAAGGCGCAAGTCGTGGCGAGCCAAGTCTATCAATTGGACTCCATGTTTAACCAGGCGCGCTTGATGGGCGCCTTGGAAATATCCGAATTGCCCTACGACTCCGCGCGCGAGCAAGGCGAAAGACTTCTCGCCATCACCAGCGCGCAAGTAAGCGCCGTCGCGAAGAAATACCTCACCGATGACAATCTCACGGTGGCGGTGCTGGACCCGCTGCCCGTGCAAGATCGTAAACCCGCCGCGGTACCGCCTTCCCTGCGGCACTAAGTAAGGACCTCGCATGCGACTGCTCTTGATTTTTCTCGCATGGGCGTGGGCTGGTCTCGCAACGGCCGCCTTGCCCATTCAACATTGGAAGACGAGCACCGGCGCACGCGTGTACTTCGTCGAGAGCCACGAACTTCCCATGCTCGACGTGAGTGCCGAGTTTCCCGCGGGTTCCAGCCAGGACACGGAGAAGAAATCCGGGTTGGCGGCCATGACCTTGCGCATGATGCGCCTGGGTGTTCAAGGTTTGGATGAGAACGCGATTTCCGAACAACTCGCGGACGTGGGCGCCGCGCTCGGAATGAGCTTCGACGTGGACCGGGCCGGCTATTCGCTACGGACCCTAAGCAAGAAGGAATTTCGCGATGCGGCGCTCGCCATCATGACCAAGGTGCTGAGCGAACCCACCTTCCCGGAGGCAGCGCTCGCACGCGAGGTGCAGCACTCCATATCGGAAATGAAGGAGTCCGAGATCAAGCCTGAAACCGTTGCCGCGCGCGCCTTCTCCAAGATGGTGTTCGCCGGCCACCCCTACCAACTGCGAGCGGGCGGCGAAGCCGGTACGCTTTCAACGCTGACGCGAGCGGACTTGGCGGAGTTCCATGCGAAACATTTCAACACGTCTGGTGCCGTGGTCGCGTTGATGGGCGACGTCACGCGCACGGAAGCCGCTCTCATCGCCGAACAACTGACGGCCGGATTGGCGCGCGGAAACAAGCCGGCGCCCATTCCCCCGGTGAACATGATCCTCAGGGGCGAAGAGCGGTTCATCAGTCACCCATCCGCCCAAGCTCACATCCTAACCGGCGGGCCGGGCGTGAAACGAGGAGACCCCGATTATTTTCCGCTGCTGGTGGGCAATTACATTTTTGGGGGCGGGGGTTTCAACTCGCGCTTGACCCTGGAGGTGCGCGAAAAGCGCGGCCTGACTTACAGTGTCTATAGTGCCTTTTCGCCATACCGCGAGGCGGGGGCCTTTCAGATTGGACTGCAAACGCGGCGTGACCAGGCCAAGCAAGCCTTGCAAGTGGTGCGCGATACCCTGAAGACCTTCGTGACCGATGGGCCCACGGCCGCCGAGCTGGAAGGGGCAAAGCAGAATTTGATTGGCGGATTTCCCTTGCGTATCGATACCAGCCGAAAAATTCTGGAGTACCTCGCGGTGATCGGTTTCTACGATTTGCCCTTGGATTATCTGGAGCTATTCCCAGAGCGGATCGCGCAAGTGACGCTCCCGAAAATCAAGGAGGTCTTCGCCAGAAGGGTGGATCCCTCGCGTTTGGCGACCGTGGTCGTCGGTGGCGAAAACAACTAAGCTTGCGCGTGCGCCCAACCGTGTGCGAATCATCGGCGGAGAATACCGCGGCCGTATCCTGCGGTTCCCCGCGTCGGTTCAGTTGCGGCCCACGCCTGATCGCGTGCGCGAGACGATCTTCAACTGGCTGGGACAAGACCTCACGGGACGCACATGCCTGGATCTGTTCGCCGGTAGCGGAGCGCTGGGTTTCGAGGCCGCATCGAGAAATGCCGCGGACGTGGTCATGGTGGAGCAAGACCGGAACACTTTCGCGGCTTTGCAGGAGAACCAGCGCTTGCTGGGCGCCGGTAGAACCCAGCTCGTGAACCGCAATGCGATAGAATTCCTGGGTAAGGAAGCGCGGCGCTACGACGTCATTTTTCTCGACCCGCCTTACGATTTTGGGAAAACCGAAGAACTTTTCACCCACCTACCCGCTATTCTCGCCGTCGGCGGGATGGTGTACCGGGAAGGGCCGCGGTTCCTAGCAGAGTCTGGGCAATGGGTGTCCTACCGGCAAGCGAAAGCAGGCGCTGTCCACTACCAACTTCTCCAATACAACCATGCCTAATGCGGTCTATCCCGGTACCTTCGATCCCCTGACGCGCGGGCACGAAGATCTTGTACGCCGCGCCGTGCGCCTCTTCGACGGCATCACTATCGCCGTGGCCGATAGCGTGGCGAAGCGCCCTTTGTTCACGTTGGCTGAGCGAGTGGAAATCGCACGCGAGGCCTTCGCCGATCTTGCGTCCGTGCAAGTGGTAGGGTTCAAGGGGCTATTGATGAATTTATTGCAAGAGCGCGGCGAGCGCGTCATTCTGCGGGGCTTGCGCGCCGTTTCGGATTTCGAGTACGAGTTTCAACTGGCAGGGATGAACCGGCAACTTTATCCCAACGTCGAAACGGTTTTTCTCACTCCCGCCGAGAGCCACATGTTCGTTTCCGCCACCATGGTGCGGGAGATCGCGACTCTGGGCGGCGATGTCAGCATTTTCGTGAATCCGAAGGTAGCCCAGCGTCTCTTGACCAAGGTCGGCGGCGCATAACCATGGCATTGTCGATCACTTCCGAGTGCATCAACTGCGACGTGTGCGAACCCGAGTGTCCCAATGCCGCCATATCGGCGGGCGAGTTGGTCTACGAAATAAACCCTAGCCGGTGTACCGAGTGCGTGGGACACTTCGCAACGCCGCAATGCGTGGAAGTGTGCCCGGTGGATTGCATCATCGTGGATGTGGCCAACACGGAAACGAAGGCGCAACTGGAGCGTAAGTACGAAATGCTTACCGCTGGCAGCGCGGGCAATAGAACGTAGATCGCTGGCTGACGCTTGCCAGCTTGACTGGGGCGCCGCACACACGGCAAGGTTCACCGTGGCGGTCGTAGACGAAGTAGCTTTGCTGAAAGTAGCCGGAGGAACCGTCGGTGTTGGTGAAGTCGCGCAAGGTGCTGCCGCCTGCTTCGATGGCACTGCTCAAAGTTGCGCGGACGGTTTCCACCAGTGCGCCGCAGCGCGCGACACTTAGTTTGCGCCCGGCGAGGCTTGGGCGAATGCCGGAACGAAATAGCGCCTCGTTGGCGTAAATATTTCCAACTCCCACGAGGATGCGGCTATCCATCAGCAAGTTCTTGATGGGAGCCGTGCGCCCGCGAAGTTGGCCGTGGAGCCATTTTCCGCTGACCTCCGCCGAAAAAGGTTCGGGCCCCAGATGCGCAATCAACTCATGTTGTTCTGGCGGGGCTTGCGTCCACAGCACGGCGCCGAAACGGCGTGGGTCGCGCAATCTCATGAGCTCGCCGCCGAATTCAAGATCGAAGTGATCGTGTTTCGCCGCGGCGGTACCCGTGGGAATAATGCGCAGACTGCCCGACATGCCAAGGTGCACGATCAGCCAGCCTTGTTCGCAATCCAGCAGTAGGTATTTCGCCCGCCGGTTCACGGCCTTCACACGCAATCCTGGCAAGATCGCGGGCAACTCCCTTGGAACCGGCCAGCGCAGATCGTGACGGCGGATCACCACCTTGGTGATGCAACGGCCTTCGATATGAGCTGCGACGCCGCGCCGCGTAACCTCGACTTCAGGCAACTCCGGCACTATTTCTTCTCGGTGCCGGCGCCAGGGGGCGCGGGTTCGGGCTTGGGTTCGAGTAATCGCTTGCCGGCTTCAGTGGAGTATTGAAATTGCAGCTTCTCGTCCGTGCGGGCGAGGATCAGGTCCGGTTCCTTCTGCAGCACTTCCAGGGCCAGCGTTTTACCACTGGCCAGTTTGACTCGTATCTGCTCGATGCCTGGTTTTCCCGAGTAGGGTTGTGTGAACAGGCTTGAGGATAACCGCCAGTCATCCGTCCACCGGTTCAAATCATCCTGGCTCAATTCGCCTTGCTTGGACTCGCGCCGTATCACTACCCACTTGCCGTCTTTTTGTTCGGCTGCGATGGCGCTCAATTCGAAGGCCACGGGCTTTTCACCCTCGGCGAAAAGGCTGTGGGTGAGCAGGCGGTCGGGTTTGCTGGGAATTTGCTGCGCGTAGTAGGATGGGATCAAGTACACGCTGCCTTTGCTCAATACGTATTGGTCCTGTGTGAGGGAGTTGGTGGTGCCGAAACTGAGCGCGTGCTCGCCGAAGCGCAGCGTGGTGGCCGGCTTATCCAAATCGAAGCGCGCCAGGTCGCTGGCTTCCAGCTTCTCCTTGCTCTTCACCGAAAGGATGTCCAGCATGCGGTTGACTTGGCTCGCGTCCGCGCGCGCGGTCATGGGCGAGGTGAGAGACCACAGGTTATCTTTTTTCACCAACTCCATCGTGTTGCCAGCCCGCTCTATCACGAGTTTCTGTATCTGGGCTGGGCTAAGAGAGGCTATCGCGTGTTGTACCGGCTCCTTGGTCCCTGGTTTGAAGTAGGCGTAAAGTCCCAGGCCGGCGAGGACCACCAACAACGCGATGTTGAGCCACCAGCCTTTACGCATCGTTCTTCCTATGCCTTACGCCGCCGCCACCAGATCATGCCACCGGCCGCGAGAAACGACACGGGGATGAAGACGAGAAAACTCAAACCCAGAAATCCCAGCTGCGTCTGATTCATGGAAAGTTGGCTATCCACTTTTTCGCGAGGTTGAACCGTGATGAGGCCTTCGTCGTCCGTGAGCCAGTTGAGCATGTTGATGCCAAGATCGAGATTGCCTCCCGAACCGAGATAGATGTTCGCCAGGAAGTGCCCCGTTCCCACTACAACCACCCTTTGCTTTTTCTCCTTGACGTTACGCTCCAAGGCGCCAGCGATCACGATTGGCCCGTGTACATCGCGCTTCTCGTCGAAGGTGTAGGCCTTGCTCTGCGTGTTGCTTTCGAGCCAACCCCTCGGCGAAACCTCCACCAGCGGTGAAAAACGCCAAGTCTTATCCTCGGCATTGGTGGCGATGGCGCGCGCGAAAGGAAAGGCGCTATTTAATTGGAAGTTGGTGGTGATCGCATGCATCCCATAGTTCGACGAGATGGACACCGTCGGTTGAATGCGCAGCGCCGCGGCATCGGGGTCGACGACGATACCTGGCGTAAGGTTCAAGCTCAACAGGTCCGCGATGGGTTGCAGCCCGTGTAGAGGCTCTTGGTCGAGGAGCCACAGTAGCGCGCCGCCTTTTTCCAGATAGCGCTGTAATTTCTCCACTTCTCCGGCGAGATATTCCACTTGCGGTTGCGTGATCACTAGAACGGCGGCGTTATCGGGAACCTCGGGCGCGATCGCAAGATTGACGCTGTTGACCCGAAAACCCTTATTGCCGATTTGGCGGCCGAACTCGCCCAGATCGTGGTTGGCCTGGCCGTTTAGTTTGCGCTCGCCGTGGCCGTCGACGAACATCACCAAGCGCTCCTTGTTGCGCACCAGGCGCATGAGGACGTTGGCCATCTCGCTTTCGGTGAAGTTGGTCAAGTGCTGGCGGCGTTTCTCGTATTCGATGACGAGTTCACCGTTGCTGCGCACCCCCGCCTCGGCGGTTTCCTTGGGTTGTTCGCGCGGATCGACGAAACTCAACACGATGCCGGGCTTGATGCGCTGGTAGGCCGCGATGAATTCCTTGATCTGCCGCTGCAAATCTCCCAGCGCGGCATCCTGGGGCGTGGCATAGGCGGTGACCTGGATGGCGCCTTTGATTTTTTTCAAGACATCCACGGTGGGTTGGGTCAGCGAGTTGCGTTTATTCTGCGTGATATCCCACTCGATCTTGCTGTCCTTGAGCACATAGACCACCAGCACGGCGATGGCGATGGCGAGCACGGCAAAGGAGCTGTTCTGTAGTAGCGACTGAAGCCGTAATTTTTTGTTCGCCTTCATGCGCGCACCCGGTCGCCTTCCAGGCGGCGCACCGCCAGCCCCGTGAACAATAGCACCAGCACCACGTAATAGGCCGCATCGGCCAAGGACAACACGCCCTTGGCGAAACTCTCGAAATGGCGTACCAGTGAAAGCATGTGCATCGCGCTATCCGGATCGGAGGTGCCGATGTTGATCAACCACAGGAGCAATAGCACGGCATAGGTTCCCACCGCGGCGACAATGGGTTGTGCCGTGAGAGACGATAGGTACAAGCCTATGGCCGCGAACGTGGCGCACAGGAGCAGCAGCCCCATGGTATTGGCGGCCAGCATGCCGGTATCGATTTTTCCACCGGTCAACAATGCCACACCCATCAACGCGATCAATCCCACGGGAATGG
This window harbors:
- a CDS encoding DUF4340 domain-containing protein: MRKGWWLNIALLVVLAGLGLYAYFKPGTKEPVQHAIASLSPAQIQKLVIERAGNTMELVKKDNLWSLTSPMTARADASQVNRMLDILSVKSKEKLEASDLARFDLDKPATTLRFGEHALSFGTTNSLTQDQYVLSKGSVYLIPSYYAQQIPSKPDRLLTHSLFAEGEKPVAFELSAIAAEQKDGKWVVIRRESKQGELSQDDLNRWTDDWRLSSSLFTQPYSGKPGIEQIRVKLASGKTLALEVLQKEPDLILARTDEKLQFQYSTEAGKRLLEPKPEPAPPGAGTEKK
- a CDS encoding ABC transporter; this translates as MKANKKLRLQSLLQNSSFAVLAIAIAVLVVYVLKDSKIEWDITQNKRNSLTQPTVDVLKKIKGAIQVTAYATPQDAALGDLQRQIKEFIAAYQRIKPGIVLSFVDPREQPKETAEAGVRSNGELVIEYEKRRQHLTNFTESEMANVLMRLVRNKERLVMFVDGHGERKLNGQANHDLGEFGRQIGNKGFRVNSVNLAIAPEVPDNAAVLVITQPQVEYLAGEVEKLQRYLEKGGALLWLLDQEPLHGLQPIADLLSLNLTPGIVVDPDAAALRIQPTVSISSNYGMHAITTNFQLNSAFPFARAIATNAEDKTWRFSPLVEVSPRGWLESNTQSKAYTFDEKRDVHGPIVIAGALERNVKEKKQRVVVVGTGHFLANIYLGSGGNLDLGINMLNWLTDDEGLITVQPREKVDSQLSMNQTQLGFLGLSFLVFIPVSFLAAGGMIWWRRRKA
- a CDS encoding ABC transporter permease, with the protein product MIRTIAAKELRILFSSPLAWVVLAFLQLVCAWIFLSRLQSYLDVQMQIAANPGAPGITEWVITPVFGTAAIFMLMVVPLLSMRLIAEERRNQTLVFLISAPVSITQIVVAKLAALFAFLAIPVGLIALMGVALLTGGKIDTGMLAANTMGLLLLCATFAAIGLYLSSLTAQPIVAAVGTYAVLLLLWLINIGTSDPDSAMHMLSLVRHFESFAKGVLSLADAAYYVVLVLLFTGLAVRRLEGDRVRA